The following are encoded in a window of Terriglobia bacterium genomic DNA:
- a CDS encoding cytochrome b/b6 domain-containing protein: MPVPTKEPELQLPPVQEHVPVTSPRPQKLEFVRFRPLHRALHASMVVSFITLALTGMSLKFSYTGWASKLSHLLGGFQTAGVIHRVAAFVMFTAFVVHISDLIRLKREEYGSWRKLLFGPDTMLFNRQDFREFIATMKWFVGAGKRPRYGRWTYWEKFDYFAVFWGIFVIGATGLTLWFPIFFTRFLPGWVINVATIIHSDEALLATGFIFTIHFFNTHLRPEKFPMDTTVFTGHMPLAELKRDKPREYEQLVASGQLQRHLAEPHPPIVVKVIRVFAWIALWTGFGIVVWIIYAMIFAYR, translated from the coding sequence ATGCCTGTACCCACGAAAGAACCCGAACTCCAGCTCCCGCCGGTGCAGGAACATGTGCCGGTTACGTCGCCCAGGCCGCAGAAGCTGGAGTTTGTCCGCTTCCGGCCGCTGCATCGCGCGCTACATGCCTCTATGGTGGTCAGCTTTATCACTCTGGCGCTGACCGGAATGTCTTTGAAGTTCTCTTACACCGGTTGGGCCTCCAAACTCTCGCATCTGCTGGGAGGCTTTCAGACCGCCGGGGTCATTCACCGCGTGGCCGCTTTCGTGATGTTCACTGCGTTCGTCGTGCACATCTCTGACCTCATCCGCCTGAAGCGGGAGGAATATGGCTCGTGGCGGAAGCTATTGTTTGGGCCGGACACCATGCTGTTTAACCGCCAGGATTTCCGCGAGTTCATCGCCACCATGAAATGGTTTGTCGGCGCCGGGAAGCGTCCGCGCTACGGCCGCTGGACCTACTGGGAGAAATTCGACTACTTCGCGGTGTTCTGGGGCATCTTTGTCATCGGGGCCACGGGCTTGACGTTGTGGTTCCCCATCTTCTTCACACGCTTCCTGCCGGGCTGGGTCATCAACGTGGCCACCATCATCCACAGCGACGAAGCGCTGCTGGCCACGGGATTTATTTTCACCATCCACTTCTTCAACACGCACCTGCGGCCGGAAAAATTTCCCATGGACACCACGGTCTTTACCGGCCACATGCCGCTGGCGGAGTTGAAGCGCGACAAGCCGCGCGAATACGAACAACTGGTGGCCAGCGGCCAACTGCAGCGGCACTTGGCGGAGCCGCACCCGCCCATCGTGGTGAAAGTGATTCGCGTGTTTGCCTGGATCGCGCTGTGGACGGGCTTCGGCATCGTGGTCTGGATCATTTACGCCATGATTTTCGCCTACCGCTAA
- a CDS encoding cytochrome b/b6 domain-containing protein produces MNGIRAWLLFVLAACAAQSHGAGVAPAAGRGVATLIALSAPAPAGLFPSADPAPSPAPNSDLCISCHSDVADKIKKQVHGSVACQSCHLKHEEYPHPEGVPKPACATCHSNMAKDYARSAHAQAIKAGNAAAPDCSVCHGKAHELESTKTPQFRNSVPQLCGACHADIAEEYGDSVHGRAVHKGIVQAPVCTDCHGEHSILPPKDAASSVNANHVRDTCGGCHNSVALSRRFGLPSDRIISFDASYHGLASKSGAQIVANCASCHGVHNIRASSDPKSTIYPANLAKTCGKCHEGAGNRFALGTIHTVNGHEERAALRWVRWFYLLVIPLTIGFMFLHNFGDWLRKLRRLRFNGNAAEAGAVIPQDAPLRTLPFERIEHATLAISFIVLAWTGFALKFPDQWWARPALLWENSHSARGIVHRSASVVFMSAALAHLLSLIFSKPLRDHWRSLWPKASDLREAAANFTYNVGLSSRVPARAPHSYVEKAEYWALVWGSAIMVVTGVMLWANDLMLRWLPKVVLDAATSIHFYEAVLASLAIVVWHFYFVIFDPDVYPMDSAWLTGKSPRKEPAGD; encoded by the coding sequence ATGAACGGGATTAGAGCTTGGTTGTTGTTCGTCTTGGCAGCCTGCGCGGCCCAAAGTCATGGCGCCGGCGTGGCGCCAGCGGCGGGGCGGGGAGTCGCAACCCTGATAGCCCTCAGTGCCCCCGCTCCCGCCGGACTCTTCCCCAGCGCCGATCCCGCTCCCAGTCCCGCTCCCAACAGCGACCTCTGTATTTCCTGCCATAGTGATGTCGCCGACAAAATCAAAAAGCAGGTGCACGGCTCCGTCGCGTGCCAGAGCTGCCACCTGAAACATGAGGAGTATCCGCATCCGGAAGGCGTGCCCAAACCGGCGTGCGCTACTTGCCACTCGAATATGGCCAAGGACTACGCGCGTAGCGCGCATGCCCAGGCGATCAAGGCCGGCAACGCGGCCGCGCCGGACTGCTCGGTCTGCCACGGCAAGGCGCACGAACTGGAAAGCACCAAGACGCCGCAGTTTCGCAACAGCGTTCCCCAACTCTGCGGGGCGTGCCACGCCGATATCGCTGAAGAATATGGCGACAGCGTCCACGGCCGTGCCGTGCACAAAGGCATTGTGCAAGCGCCGGTGTGCACGGACTGCCACGGCGAGCACTCGATCCTGCCGCCCAAGGATGCGGCATCGTCGGTCAACGCCAACCACGTTCGCGACACTTGCGGGGGATGCCACAACAGCGTAGCGCTGTCCCGGCGCTTTGGCCTGCCCAGCGACCGCATCATCAGTTTTGACGCTTCTTACCACGGCCTGGCGTCCAAGTCCGGCGCGCAGATTGTGGCCAATTGCGCCAGTTGCCACGGCGTGCACAACATCCGCGCGTCGTCGGACCCCAAGTCCACGATTTATCCCGCCAACCTGGCCAAGACCTGCGGCAAATGCCATGAGGGTGCAGGAAATCGCTTTGCGCTGGGGACCATCCATACGGTGAACGGACATGAAGAGCGCGCGGCCTTGCGCTGGGTGCGTTGGTTTTACCTGCTGGTGATTCCGCTGACCATCGGGTTCATGTTCCTACACAACTTCGGCGACTGGCTGCGCAAACTCCGGCGTCTGCGCTTTAACGGCAACGCGGCGGAAGCCGGCGCTGTTATCCCGCAAGACGCGCCGCTGCGCACCTTGCCCTTCGAGCGCATTGAACACGCCACGCTGGCGATTTCTTTCATCGTATTGGCTTGGACCGGTTTTGCCCTGAAGTTTCCCGACCAGTGGTGGGCGCGTCCCGCGCTGCTTTGGGAGAACTCGCATTCGGCCCGCGGCATTGTTCATCGCTCTGCGTCGGTGGTGTTCATGTCCGCGGCGCTGGCGCACTTGTTGTCTCTGATCTTCAGCAAGCCCCTGCGCGATCACTGGCGTTCGCTCTGGCCCAAAGCCAGCGACCTGCGCGAAGCCGCGGCGAACTTTACCTACAACGTTGGTCTAAGCAGCCGCGTCCCCGCGCGCGCGCCGCATAGTTACGTGGAGAAAGCGGAGTACTGGGCGCTGGTATGGGGCTCGGCGATCATGGTGGTCACCGGCGTCATGCTTTGGGCCAATGACCTCATGCTTCGCTGGCTGCCCAAAGTGGTCCTGGATGCCGCCACGTCCATCCATTTTTACGAAGCGGTGCTGGCGTCGCTGGCCATTGTGGTGTGGCATTTCTATTTTGTCATCTTTGATCCCGACGTCTATCCCATGGACTCTGCTTGGCTGACCGGCAAGTCTCCGCGCAAGGAGCCTGCGGGTGATTAG
- a CDS encoding S8 family serine peptidase has translation MLKHRLLLTILQAVCLLGSASLLAQDKFVLVTSPSKVSDVCGKHGLTQVSQVSSSSSAGVYLVSTFSVDPTIATDSSVTSFEPNRALGVPELSGATIASLTQSTAGILETLPGRTVVSYFGASVPSNYVQQTAAAIVRLSDAQGSKLSGTGIVVAIIDTGVDPSHPLLSPVLVPGFDFTRNLSGSASELLDLDPTVAASLTQSTAGILEGQNLVQLNASTVAILTQSTAGILEGIVPKAFGHGTMTAGLVHLVAPGAKIMPLKAFSADGNSDLFNIIRAIYYAADHGANVISMSFEITQSSPALQNAIQYALSKNVAIVAASGNDGQQILVYPAAYGNVIGVGSTSNQDAKSVFTNFATNAIYVAAPGEGVITSYPGGNYAAGWGTSFSAPLVAGEAAMLLQAKPTMHPGDVANAVSHAQAVQQMGHGRIDLCQALIGLNLGPCPASSTTTSSTSGSTSGGSTAP, from the coding sequence ATGTTGAAACACAGATTATTGCTAACTATTTTGCAGGCTGTTTGCTTGCTGGGGAGTGCCTCCCTGCTGGCCCAGGACAAGTTTGTCCTGGTGACCTCGCCATCCAAAGTGAGCGATGTGTGCGGCAAACATGGCTTGACACAAGTTTCCCAGGTCTCCAGCAGCTCCTCCGCCGGGGTTTACCTGGTTTCCACCTTTTCCGTTGATCCCACGATAGCTACCGATTCCTCCGTCACCAGTTTCGAGCCCAACCGGGCCCTGGGCGTACCTGAGCTCTCCGGCGCTACCATCGCAAGCCTGACCCAATCCACCGCCGGAATCCTTGAGACCCTGCCGGGACGGACAGTGGTCAGCTACTTCGGCGCCAGCGTACCGAGTAACTATGTGCAACAGACAGCGGCCGCGATCGTCCGCCTGTCAGACGCGCAGGGCTCCAAGCTTAGCGGCACAGGAATTGTGGTTGCGATTATTGATACCGGCGTGGACCCCAGCCATCCTTTGCTGAGTCCGGTGCTCGTCCCTGGATTTGATTTCACGCGTAACCTGAGCGGCTCAGCGTCTGAGCTGCTTGATCTGGACCCAACGGTGGCCGCGTCCTTGACCCAGTCCACCGCGGGCATCCTGGAAGGCCAGAACCTGGTCCAGTTAAATGCGTCCACGGTGGCCATCCTGACCCAGTCCACCGCCGGCATCCTGGAAGGCATCGTTCCCAAGGCCTTCGGCCACGGCACCATGACGGCGGGTTTGGTCCACCTGGTCGCGCCTGGCGCAAAGATCATGCCGCTGAAGGCGTTCAGCGCAGACGGCAACTCTGACCTGTTTAACATTATCCGCGCCATCTACTACGCTGCCGACCACGGGGCCAACGTCATCAGCATGAGCTTTGAGATCACCCAGAGCTCGCCTGCGCTGCAGAACGCCATCCAGTACGCCTTGAGCAAGAATGTGGCGATTGTGGCTGCCTCCGGCAACGATGGCCAGCAGATTCTGGTATATCCCGCCGCTTACGGCAATGTGATCGGCGTAGGTTCCACCAGCAACCAGGACGCCAAGAGCGTCTTTACCAACTTCGCCACCAACGCTATTTACGTAGCGGCTCCGGGAGAAGGCGTAATCACCTCGTATCCTGGCGGCAATTACGCTGCGGGATGGGGGACTTCGTTCAGCGCCCCTCTGGTGGCCGGCGAAGCGGCGATGCTGCTGCAGGCGAAGCCGACAATGCATCCTGGTGACGTCGCCAACGCGGTATCTCATGCCCAGGCAGTGCAGCAGATGGGCCACGGACGAATTGATCTCTGCCAGGCGTTGATCGGCTTGAACCTGGGACCGTGTCCCGCGAGCTCAACCACAACTTCCAGCACAAGTGGCAGCACGTCGGGCGGGTCTACCGCGCCGTGA
- a CDS encoding NapC/NirT family cytochrome c: MNKLRDWVKSVVYLSNNYVSLIGVILVTASTVLWIGFLPITMRGGTMHPYFGIAVFLLLPAVFIFGLLLIPIGIWWNRRSRLAKGLMPPEFPPLDAKNPELRKLVGFIAVTTVLNVILASQFAYSAVNYMDSVTFCGQTCHTVMQPEFTAHQRSPHSRVECVSCHIGPGASWFVRSKLSGAGQVFAVVFNTYPRPIPAPVRNLRPARETCETCHWPQKFDEDRLRDLPTYADDEQNTLTHTVLMLHLGGGANRIGIHGRHLGEGVTVRYYATDDKRETIPWVEYTAGGTTSVYAAAGAKLDSTKIRVMDCIDCHNRPTHIYELPERAMDNALTDKRVSAALPFAKKQGVALLKQAYAGRDEASAQISKAFEDYYKTNYPQIYAQRGDEVKRSGAAVAAIYLGNVFPDMKVSWGTYANNLGHTDSTGCFRCHDESHSTTDGKTITQDCSACHNLLVSGEKTPKILVDLGLEKEAPAEKKDEKKEGKKKK, translated from the coding sequence ATGAACAAACTGCGCGACTGGGTTAAATCGGTCGTTTATCTTTCGAACAATTATGTAAGTCTTATCGGCGTAATTCTGGTTACCGCCTCCACGGTGCTGTGGATAGGTTTTCTGCCCATCACCATGCGCGGGGGGACCATGCACCCGTACTTCGGGATCGCCGTGTTTCTGTTGCTGCCCGCCGTGTTCATCTTCGGTTTGCTGCTGATCCCTATCGGCATCTGGTGGAACCGCAGAAGCCGTCTGGCCAAGGGCCTGATGCCGCCGGAGTTTCCGCCGCTGGACGCCAAGAACCCGGAACTGCGGAAGCTGGTGGGCTTCATTGCCGTCACCACCGTGTTGAATGTGATTCTGGCCAGCCAGTTCGCTTACAGCGCCGTCAATTACATGGACAGCGTTACCTTTTGCGGCCAGACCTGCCACACCGTGATGCAGCCGGAGTTTACGGCGCACCAGCGTTCGCCCCACTCGCGGGTGGAGTGCGTGAGCTGCCACATTGGGCCGGGCGCGTCGTGGTTTGTGCGCAGCAAACTCTCCGGCGCCGGCCAGGTCTTTGCCGTGGTGTTCAACACCTACCCGCGGCCGATACCAGCGCCTGTCCGCAACTTGCGTCCCGCGCGCGAAACGTGTGAGACCTGCCACTGGCCGCAGAAGTTTGACGAAGACCGCCTGCGCGACCTCCCCACCTACGCTGACGACGAACAGAACACGCTCACCCACACCGTGCTCATGCTGCATCTGGGTGGAGGGGCGAATCGCATCGGGATCCACGGACGGCATCTGGGCGAAGGCGTGACTGTCCGCTATTACGCTACGGACGACAAGCGCGAGACCATTCCCTGGGTGGAATACACCGCCGGCGGGACCACCAGCGTGTACGCGGCCGCAGGCGCCAAGCTGGACTCCACCAAGATCCGGGTGATGGACTGCATTGACTGCCACAACCGGCCTACCCACATCTACGAATTGCCGGAACGCGCCATGGACAACGCGCTGACCGATAAACGAGTTTCCGCGGCGCTGCCGTTCGCCAAGAAGCAGGGCGTCGCGCTGCTGAAGCAGGCCTACGCCGGCCGCGATGAGGCGTCAGCGCAAATCTCCAAGGCTTTTGAGGACTACTACAAGACCAACTATCCGCAGATCTACGCCCAGCGTGGCGACGAAGTGAAACGTTCCGGCGCCGCGGTGGCCGCCATCTATCTGGGCAACGTCTTCCCCGACATGAAAGTTTCCTGGGGCACGTACGCCAACAACCTGGGCCATACCGACTCCACAGGCTGCTTCCGCTGCCATGATGAGTCGCACTCGACCACCGACGGTAAGACGATTACGCAGGATTGCAGCGCGTGCCACAACCTGCTGGTCTCCGGCGAGAAGACGCCGAAGATCCTGGTGGATTTAGGTTTGGAGAAGGAAGCGCCGGCGGAGAAGAAAGACGAGAAGAAGGAAGGGAAGAAGAAGAAGTAG
- a CDS encoding TIGR04053 family radical SAM/SPASM domain-containing protein has protein sequence MNANFDLNKCPLIVIWEATQACDLSCCHCRACAQPKRHPLELTTTEAEKLIRDVADLRPPIFIFTGGDPLKRADIFDLVRYAADLNLHPAMTPSATPLLTKHAIAELKKAGLVRLAVSLDGSVPELHDTFRGVAGSYARTLQAIQWANEVGLPIQINTSLHNRNLHDLDNMAELVKNFKLVLWSLFFLVPTGRGQTNDLPTAEEFEATFAKLYKFSQEMPFRVKTTEAQHYRRFVLQQRSAKKSSAVQELTADAVQGIPGLLPINDGKGFVFVSHVGEVYPSGFLPISAGSVRTQSLTEIYQKSELLVSLRNTANLHGKCHECEFKEICGGSRARAYAVTGDLFAEDPCCSYIPQAVARARAHKLAMMPIQAT, from the coding sequence ATGAATGCTAATTTTGATCTGAATAAATGCCCTCTTATCGTGATCTGGGAAGCCACCCAGGCCTGTGATCTCTCTTGTTGCCATTGCCGGGCATGCGCGCAGCCGAAACGGCATCCCCTGGAATTGACCACGACGGAAGCCGAGAAGCTGATTCGCGACGTTGCCGACCTGCGGCCGCCCATCTTTATCTTTACCGGCGGCGATCCGCTGAAGCGCGCGGACATCTTCGATCTGGTCCGTTATGCCGCAGACCTCAACCTGCATCCCGCCATGACGCCCAGCGCCACTCCGTTGTTGACCAAGCATGCCATCGCTGAGTTGAAGAAGGCCGGGCTGGTCCGGCTGGCGGTGAGCCTGGACGGCTCCGTCCCCGAACTGCATGACACGTTCCGTGGCGTCGCCGGCTCTTACGCCCGCACCCTGCAAGCCATCCAGTGGGCCAATGAAGTGGGTCTGCCCATACAGATCAACACCAGCTTGCACAACCGCAACCTGCACGACCTGGACAACATGGCGGAGCTGGTGAAGAATTTCAAATTGGTTTTGTGGAGCCTGTTCTTCCTGGTGCCCACCGGCCGCGGCCAGACCAACGATCTTCCGACGGCGGAAGAATTTGAAGCTACCTTCGCCAAGCTTTACAAGTTTTCCCAGGAGATGCCCTTCCGCGTGAAAACCACGGAAGCGCAACACTACCGCCGCTTCGTTCTGCAGCAGCGCAGCGCCAAGAAGTCCAGCGCCGTCCAGGAGCTGACCGCCGACGCGGTACAAGGCATTCCCGGACTGCTGCCTATCAACGACGGCAAAGGGTTTGTTTTTGTCTCGCACGTCGGCGAGGTTTATCCCAGCGGGTTCCTGCCCATCAGCGCCGGCAGCGTGCGCACGCAAAGTCTCACGGAGATCTACCAGAAGTCAGAGCTGCTGGTGTCTCTGCGCAACACCGCCAACTTGCACGGCAAATGCCACGAGTGCGAATTCAAGGAAATCTGCGGCGGGTCGCGCGCGCGGGCCTACGCCGTGACGGGAGACCTCTTCGCGGAAGATCCCTGCTGCAGCTACATCCCGCAGGCCGTCGCCCGGGCAAGAGCGCACAAGCTGGCGATGATGCCGATTCAAGCAACGTAG
- the hpnI gene encoding bacteriohopanetetrol glucosamine biosynthesis glycosyltransferase HpnI gives MIEAILSVLLAGSLVYCVLVMIAAQRYKAVGLPAPQPGPAPAISILKPLCGQDEGLEENVRSFFVQDYPDFEIIFGVHRADDPAATLTERIMNEFSGRVNARLVVTGESSIPNAKAYSLDRLVREAKHDLLVMSDSDVRVKPDLLQHLAREFQGQSEGSRIGLITCPYAAVAGKSVWSRLEAIGMNTELLGGVLVARMLEGMRFALGCTLAVRRSVLEAMGGFGYLQEYLAEDFVIGQRAAQMGHQVLLSSSVIEHRIGSQNMLPNLTHRLRWARSTRRSRPMGYWGQIFTYPLPLALLLWAAWPKAWPLVLLTLVLRAGAAVATAAVVLRDPLFRRQWWLLPLQDVLGLLVWMGGFLGDTIVWRDRKCTVLRDGRLHVNT, from the coding sequence ATCATTGAAGCCATCTTGTCCGTCCTGCTGGCCGGTTCGCTGGTGTATTGCGTGCTGGTCATGATCGCTGCGCAGCGCTACAAAGCCGTGGGTCTGCCCGCGCCCCAGCCCGGCCCCGCGCCCGCCATCAGCATTCTCAAGCCGCTGTGCGGGCAGGACGAAGGCCTGGAAGAGAACGTCCGCAGCTTCTTTGTCCAGGACTACCCGGATTTTGAAATCATCTTCGGCGTTCATCGCGCGGACGACCCCGCGGCCACGCTCACTGAACGCATCATGAACGAATTTTCCGGACGCGTGAACGCGCGGCTGGTGGTGACTGGAGAGTCTTCTATCCCTAACGCCAAGGCCTACAGCCTGGACCGCCTGGTGCGCGAAGCCAAACACGACTTGCTGGTGATGAGTGACAGTGACGTGCGCGTCAAACCTGATCTGCTCCAGCATCTGGCCCGCGAGTTCCAAGGCCAAAGCGAAGGTTCACGCATCGGGTTGATCACCTGTCCCTACGCTGCGGTGGCGGGGAAGAGCGTGTGGTCGCGCCTGGAAGCCATCGGCATGAACACAGAGTTGCTGGGCGGCGTGCTGGTGGCCCGCATGCTGGAAGGAATGCGCTTCGCCCTGGGCTGCACCCTGGCGGTGCGCCGCAGCGTGCTGGAAGCCATGGGCGGCTTCGGCTACTTGCAGGAATATCTGGCGGAAGATTTCGTCATCGGCCAGCGCGCCGCGCAAATGGGACACCAGGTGCTTCTTTCCTCCTCCGTCATTGAGCACCGCATCGGCAGCCAGAACATGCTGCCCAATCTCACCCATCGCCTGCGTTGGGCGCGCAGCACGCGGCGTTCGCGTCCCATGGGCTATTGGGGACAGATCTTCACGTATCCGTTGCCGCTGGCGCTGCTCTTGTGGGCCGCCTGGCCCAAGGCGTGGCCCCTGGTCCTGCTTACCTTGGTGTTGCGCGCCGGAGCCGCTGTGGCCACCGCCGCCGTGGTCCTGCGTGATCCTCTATTCCGCCGACAGTGGTGGCTGCTGCCGCTTCAGGACGTTCTCGGACTCCTGGTGTGGATGGGCGGCTTCCTGGGCGACACCATCGTGTGGCGCGACCGCAAATGCACCGTCCTGCGCGACGGCCGCCTGCACGTGAATACCTAG
- a CDS encoding PilZ domain-containing protein, whose translation MSMRVSAAPLTALLSSEDRAIQSLCGRLLESNGFNVTLAANAEMAARLCGNATFDLAIYDQDCSGVLELAGSRMPMRPPRIVIGLIGSGKMNEVTGKRIQFMVQKPFTSNILARTIRAACGPITWERRLNFRHHVSIATLSCKWTDQGETQPLQAATIVNISGTGLCLQTGEMLPQGAALEIRFPVPGGEIIQVSGNVIWSHLSGRAGICFTNIGPEQHFQAWLNSLLCEHASRWSDEKRGEHASIGVAHATRQ comes from the coding sequence ATGTCAATGAGAGTTTCTGCGGCACCACTTACAGCACTGCTTTCTTCCGAGGATCGAGCAATCCAGTCCCTTTGCGGAAGGCTTCTTGAATCGAACGGATTCAATGTGACCCTGGCGGCGAATGCGGAAATGGCTGCCCGGCTATGCGGCAACGCGACGTTTGACCTGGCCATCTATGACCAGGATTGCTCCGGCGTGCTGGAACTGGCCGGCTCGCGCATGCCGATGAGACCGCCCCGCATAGTCATTGGCCTGATTGGATCTGGAAAGATGAATGAGGTCACGGGCAAGCGCATCCAGTTCATGGTGCAAAAGCCCTTTACCAGCAATATCTTGGCGAGAACCATCAGGGCTGCTTGTGGTCCCATTACATGGGAAAGGCGATTGAATTTTCGGCACCACGTTTCTATCGCCACTCTGTCCTGCAAATGGACCGATCAAGGTGAAACCCAGCCTCTGCAGGCTGCAACGATCGTCAACATAAGCGGGACCGGCCTTTGTCTGCAGACGGGAGAAATGCTGCCGCAGGGTGCGGCGCTTGAAATCCGTTTCCCGGTGCCCGGCGGCGAGATCATACAAGTTTCCGGCAACGTCATCTGGTCTCACCTTTCGGGCCGTGCCGGGATTTGTTTTACCAACATTGGTCCAGAACAGCACTTCCAAGCCTGGCTGAACTCACTGTTGTGTGAACACGCATCGCGTTGGAGCGATGAAAAAAGAGGAGAGCACGCGTCGATTGGAGTGGCCCATGCAACTAGGCAGTAA
- a CDS encoding cytochrome c, with translation MLTTTAFAQAGDLYKTKCASCHGADGKATAIGQKMGAKDFSDPDVAKNSDATWTEITKNGKNKMPKYDGKLTDDQIKDLVKFARGLTKGK, from the coding sequence ATGCTGACTACTACCGCCTTCGCGCAGGCCGGCGACCTGTACAAGACCAAATGTGCTTCCTGCCACGGAGCCGACGGCAAGGCTACTGCCATCGGACAGAAGATGGGGGCCAAGGACTTTAGCGATCCAGACGTCGCCAAGAATAGTGACGCCACTTGGACCGAGATCACCAAGAACGGCAAGAACAAAATGCCGAAATACGACGGTAAGCTGACCGACGATCAGATCAAAGACCTGGTCAAGTTTGCCCGTGGCTTGACCAAAGGCAAGTAG
- a CDS encoding glycosyltransferase family 39 protein: protein MDDVDAAHAQLARNMVHSGDWVVPRLDGIAYMEKASLPYWLIAVSYLAFGAHDWAARLPFALAAVLLCWVTARYGRWAFGERAGFYAGLVLATCVGLFLFTRILIPDAMLALCICLGLWAFQRALNEDGDESHPRRWAAVMAASLGVGVLLKGLIAVVIPAGAALLYLGLTRQIFSRQSWRRLHLLSGALIFLAIAAPWHVLATLRMPPYFASTMHSAPGEYHGFFWFYFMNEHVLRFLGQRYPRDYNTVPRVAFWLLNLVWLFPWTVYLPAALKLDYRSAARDSRTRLLALCAIAFLLVFFTFSTTQEYYSVPIYPALALLLGCAIARDANGVQDQEGIWLKHGRRVLGALAAAAVVAVGGLLYAVRNVSAIGDISRALRQDPSAYTLSLGHLGDLTIPAFAYLRAPLGLAAGAFLVGAAGSWLSSGRRAIFAQVAMMVVLFHASRMALTVFDPYLGSRPLAEALLHAPEGRLIVDGAYYPYSSVMFYADRPALLLNGRKNNLEYGSYAPGAPQVFIGDSEFVKLWSAGPRCYLVTDAGQLARVERLLGTEKVREVAGSGGKLLLTNDLSGATAGSSLEKENVHAIW from the coding sequence ATGGACGACGTGGACGCGGCCCATGCGCAGCTGGCGCGCAACATGGTCCACTCCGGCGACTGGGTGGTCCCCCGTCTCGACGGCATCGCCTACATGGAAAAAGCCTCGCTGCCGTACTGGCTGATCGCCGTCTCGTATCTTGCGTTCGGAGCTCATGATTGGGCGGCGCGTCTCCCCTTTGCGCTGGCCGCAGTGTTGCTGTGCTGGGTTACTGCTCGCTACGGCCGCTGGGCCTTTGGCGAGCGCGCGGGATTCTACGCCGGGTTGGTCCTGGCCACCTGCGTTGGCCTGTTTCTCTTCACTCGCATTTTGATTCCTGACGCCATGCTGGCCCTGTGCATTTGTCTGGGCCTTTGGGCCTTTCAGCGCGCACTGAATGAAGATGGCGACGAGTCTCACCCCCGCCGCTGGGCCGCTGTGATGGCTGCCAGCCTGGGCGTGGGTGTGCTGCTCAAGGGGCTGATCGCTGTGGTCATTCCCGCCGGCGCTGCGCTGCTTTACCTGGGATTGACGCGTCAGATTTTCTCGCGGCAAAGCTGGCGGCGGCTGCACTTGCTGAGTGGAGCGCTGATTTTCCTGGCCATCGCCGCGCCCTGGCATGTTCTGGCCACACTGCGTATGCCTCCGTACTTTGCTTCCACCATGCACAGCGCGCCCGGCGAGTATCACGGCTTCTTCTGGTTCTATTTCATGAATGAGCACGTCTTGCGCTTCCTGGGCCAGCGCTATCCGCGGGACTACAACACCGTGCCTCGCGTCGCTTTCTGGCTGCTGAACCTGGTGTGGCTGTTCCCCTGGACCGTTTATCTGCCGGCGGCGCTGAAGCTGGACTACCGGTCCGCAGCCCGCGACAGCCGCACCCGTCTGCTGGCCTTGTGTGCGATAGCGTTTTTGTTGGTCTTTTTCACCTTTTCCACCACGCAGGAATATTATTCCGTGCCCATCTATCCCGCGCTCGCTCTGCTGCTGGGCTGCGCCATCGCCCGCGACGCCAACGGAGTCCAGGACCAGGAAGGCATCTGGCTCAAGCACGGTCGAAGGGTCCTGGGGGCGCTGGCGGCGGCCGCGGTCGTGGCCGTAGGGGGTTTGCTGTATGCGGTGCGGAATGTTTCGGCCATCGGTGATATATCACGGGCCTTGCGGCAGGACCCCAGTGCTTATACACTTTCGCTCGGCCACTTAGGGGACCTCACCATCCCCGCTTTTGCCTACTTGCGTGCGCCGCTCGGCTTGGCTGCAGGAGCGTTTCTGGTGGGCGCCGCAGGATCATGGCTGTCTTCCGGACGGCGCGCGATCTTCGCCCAAGTGGCTATGATGGTAGTGCTGTTCCACGCCAGCCGCATGGCCCTGACGGTGTTTGATCCGTATCTGGGGTCGCGCCCGCTGGCCGAAGCGCTGCTCCATGCGCCTGAGGGACGGTTGATCGTGGACGGCGCGTACTATCCGTACTCATCGGTGATGTTTTACGCGGATCGCCCGGCATTGCTGTTGAACGGCCGCAAGAACAATCTGGAATACGGGTCTTACGCGCCCGGCGCGCCGCAGGTTTTTATCGGCGATAGTGAATTTGTGAAACTGTGGTCGGCGGGTCCGCGCTGCTATCTGGTCACTGACGCCGGGCAACTGGCGCGGGTGGAGCGGCTGCTGGGGACCGAAAAAGTGCGTGAGGTCGCCGGCAGCGGCGGCAAATTGCTTTTGACTAATGACTTGTCCGGCGCGACTGCGGGCAGCTCCTTGGAGAAGGAGAACGTGCACGCGATATGGTAA